Below is a genomic region from Candidatus Delongbacteria bacterium.
TTATTTTCCACTCTAGCTGAAAAATCTCCATCTGAAAATGACTTAATTGCTGTTTCAAATTTTCTAATTGGTCGTGTCAATTTTCTGGAGACGTAGAAAAGCGTAATTATATTAAAAAGGAATAGTAAAATCAGAAATATTTCAAAAAGAGATCCTCTATCTTTTTTCTCAATATCACTAAATAGATAAATTTTTATATCACTTCCATTTTTTGTTTTATAAGGTACAATTATTGGGAATGGATTTTTAAGTTTATTGCCTGGCTCATTTGATTTTTCAATTATAATTTTGACAAATTCAGGAACAGTAAGTCCATAAGATTGAATTAGGATTTTATCATTATAACCAGTTATTACAGTTTCAAGATGAAATTTATCTTTAATCTGATCCATCATTTCCTGATAGTAATGATTTCCTTCAATCTCCTCTAAACTATAAGGACTGAACCTTGATTCTAATAGCTCCTTAAATGCTGTAACACTTACTTCTGAATAATAACTGTGAATTCGTTCAAATTCTTTGCCTCTAAAATAGAACATTAATGTTGAAAATATCATAAAAGTAAAGAGTATGAGAAAAAGAAATGAAAGGAATATTTTTAATGTGATTCTACTGAATTTCATATTTCCTCTAAATTTGCTTTAGAAACATATATCCTGAACCCCAACTGGTTTTGATTCTGTCTTTATCATCACCAATTGAAACTAATTTTGATCGTAATTTGCTGATATGCATATCAATACTTCTATCGAAAGCAGTGGCATCTCTACCCCTGGCAAAATTCATCAGCTCATCTCTAGAAAAAACCATTCCAGCTCTACTCATTAGAACATGAATTATTTTAAACTCTGTTAATGATAATTCTTCCTGCTTTTCACCTTTAGATAATCTTAATGTTTTTTGATTTAAAACTATATTATCTACAGTAATAACTTCTTCTGAATTGTCGGTCTGGTTTTCATTTTTTGGAACTCTTCTAAGAACGGCTTTGATTCTCGCTACAATCTCTCTCGGATTGAATGGTTTTCCGATGTAATCATCAGCTCCAAGCTCTAATCCCAAAATTCTATCCATTTCATCGCCACGAGCTGTTAGCATGATTACTGGGATAGAAAGTTTTTTACGGATGATTTTTAGGACGTCTATACCATCATTCCCTGGAAGCATATAATCTAAAATAATAATATCTGGTTTTACTTCTTCAATTTTTTGCTCTACGTCTAGTCCTGTATAATGTGAAAAGGTGTCAATATTATAAGAGTTGAAATATTTACATAAAAGTTTTTGGAGGCTTTCATCGTCATCGATTATCAAAGCTTTTATATTCATGAGGTTTTCCAATAATTTACATTAGTATCAAGATAGCAAATGAACAAAACTTGTACATCGTTTTTTACAATTTTTTACAATTTTATTGAAAAGTATTAGTTGGGTACAGTCAGCTTGAACCGGTTTAGGGGTTTGTTCTTATTGCTAACAAAAGGAGTCTTGAAAATAAGTATATATATTACGATAATATAGAAAGATAAAATTTTATCGTTTAGCATACGATCTTAAAGCTATTTCAAATGTCAGCCACCTTCAAAGTGACAGACATAATTTCTTTTAAGATCCTGCGATTTCTTCGCTGGGAATTAAGACTGACTTTTTACCAAAAAGTCAGATAAAAAGGTCAATCTTTTTATAAAGATTAATCAGAATCGATTACATTTTGGATAGTATTATCGTGTTTTTACCATTCAAATGCTATCGCATTTGAACCGCCTCTAACTATTATCTATATAAATACTTGCAAAATTTAAAGCACTGCAATCATCTTTAAAGCATTATGTCGTATTTAACAGTTCAGTATTACTGTCCCTACTTCAGTTTATTCAGCATTACATAAATGTAGGAAATAAAAGAAATTTATAGAATAATACCTCAGATTGTTAAATCATTTTATGAAGAAAATATTGAATGTTATTAAGAATTTAATTGAGTTGATTGATAAAGCTGAAATTCTAAAAAGTAAAAGAAATGTGAGTTGTCATCTATTAAGTGATCCTTTTTCAACATTCTTAACGAATGTAATATCAGATCAACTGGTCTTCATATTTTCGAATACTTCTTCAATAGGTCATAATCAAAAAGTTAAACATAATAATGGGTGGTAAAAACACCCATTATTATATCCAGATATTAATTATTTTGGTAATTTAGGTAACGACAAATCAGGTCTTTTATCTAGCTTTGGTTTTTTTAAAGGATTCTTTTTTAAAGTTTCCATTATTAGATCAATCCCTTTGTCAAGTTGAGGATCTTCTCC
It encodes:
- a CDS encoding response regulator transcription factor produces the protein MNIKALIIDDDESLQKLLCKYFNSYNIDTFSHYTGLDVEQKIEEVKPDIIILDYMLPGNDGIDVLKIIRKKLSIPVIMLTARGDEMDRILGLELGADDYIGKPFNPREIVARIKAVLRRVPKNENQTDNSEEVITVDNIVLNQKTLRLSKGEKQEELSLTEFKIIHVLMSRAGMVFSRDELMNFARGRDATAFDRSIDMHISKLRSKLVSIGDDKDRIKTSWGSGYMFLKQI